Proteins encoded within one genomic window of Empedobacter falsenii:
- a CDS encoding SusC/RagA family TonB-linked outer membrane protein, with product MKKYFLPLFILGSFCVNAQVTNDSIQIGDPFESDSIILDQAVVVGYGTVKKSDLTSAVSSANAKDITQIASTTAMQSLQGKLAGVNIINTDTPGGTPTVLVRGMGTALGGKAPLYVVDGLIVPNINNINPNDIEKIDVLKDAASSAIYGVRGANGVVVVTTKRGKTGKIRVNYDSYIGVRNTMNMVDMADANQYITYFNEQRKATGGSLISTNQKYNTNWFDEMLTTGQLISNNVSLAGAGENINYMFSINNFEEKGILEGNNFKRTTVRSNNDYKLFDGILKIKQNVSATFSRENPKPYGAFDVAYRQSPLVPVKYDNGRWGLPIFNTTTGEVTYVAKPGEVTSNLNSHGNPMSTLYYDNQKANSTTLQGNIEAELKLTKGLTVTSRAGGTKYWYKYREFNPIKERWIAGNPIRTAAEFEGLKAKNPASSTYMNNSLNLNNVETFRWSWENFVTFDRKFGDHSFNVVAGVSAEKMGIGQYSDITVYDVPDKEQYWSAHHASGQYKAAMDQNNYTPIAYASYFARLQYNYANKYYVSGIIRRDGSSQFKQNEKYWGTFPSVSAAWNISNEEFLKDSNVISFLKLRGGWGRLGNADVPYNYTTITTSTGSDNANYVFGPGQDLIYGAYIGSPAYDISWEIVDEWSAGLDFELLKGKLSGSLDYYNKTTKNAILNIKQIGSSPYEKDFYDHAAKVVNQGFEIALNYRNETAGGLRYSIGGNFNYNENEVKSVKEGYSGMTGGSLGNGQIAKRLEAGQPLGSFWLYEVEGVWQTQDEINSNAHLSSARPGHLRYKDQNGDGVIDDRDKKFMGSYIPKYNYGINVSLEYKNFDLTISGYGAGGNKIYNGIKNTRLGGENITVDMFNDRWTGAGSTNSHPGAERDQVASSYYLEKGNYFKLSNMTIGYNFRDKIDFIRNLRLYVSAQNVFMITKYSGFTPELTLDNVKGKRYDGSPYGTTGMDFSAYPNVRTFLVGLNVEF from the coding sequence ATGAAAAAATATTTTCTTCCATTATTTATTCTCGGGTCTTTCTGTGTAAATGCCCAAGTTACTAACGATTCTATACAGATAGGAGATCCTTTCGAAAGTGATTCTATTATACTAGATCAAGCCGTTGTGGTTGGATATGGTACTGTTAAGAAATCAGATCTTACATCAGCTGTGTCATCAGCTAATGCTAAAGACATTACGCAAATTGCAAGTACAACTGCCATGCAGTCTTTGCAGGGGAAATTAGCTGGTGTTAATATCATTAATACGGATACTCCAGGTGGTACACCAACTGTTTTGGTTCGTGGAATGGGTACAGCCCTAGGAGGGAAGGCTCCTTTATATGTTGTGGATGGATTAATTGTTCCAAATATTAACAATATTAATCCAAATGACATTGAAAAAATTGATGTTTTAAAAGATGCAGCATCTTCAGCTATTTATGGAGTTCGTGGTGCAAACGGTGTAGTTGTTGTAACAACTAAACGTGGTAAAACAGGAAAGATTAGAGTTAATTATGATTCATATATTGGAGTAAGAAATACTATGAATATGGTAGATATGGCTGATGCTAATCAGTACATAACTTATTTTAATGAACAAAGAAAAGCAACAGGAGGTTCTTTGATTTCTACAAATCAAAAATATAACACGAATTGGTTTGATGAAATGTTAACCACAGGACAATTAATTAGTAATAATGTTTCGTTAGCTGGCGCTGGAGAAAATATTAATTACATGTTCAGTATTAATAATTTCGAAGAGAAAGGAATCTTAGAAGGAAATAACTTCAAAAGAACAACTGTTCGTAGTAATAATGACTATAAATTGTTTGATGGAATCTTAAAGATTAAACAAAATGTTAGTGCTACTTTTTCTAGAGAGAATCCTAAACCATATGGAGCATTTGATGTAGCTTACCGTCAATCACCATTGGTTCCTGTAAAATATGATAACGGAAGATGGGGTTTACCAATTTTTAATACAACAACAGGAGAAGTAACATATGTTGCAAAACCTGGAGAGGTGACAAGTAATTTGAACTCTCATGGTAACCCAATGTCAACATTGTATTATGATAATCAAAAAGCTAATTCTACTACACTTCAAGGAAATATAGAAGCAGAGTTGAAACTTACAAAAGGGTTAACAGTAACTTCTCGTGCTGGAGGAACAAAATATTGGTACAAATACAGAGAATTTAATCCAATTAAAGAAAGATGGATTGCTGGTAACCCAATTAGAACTGCTGCTGAGTTTGAAGGTTTAAAAGCGAAGAATCCTGCGAGTTCAACTTATATGAATAACTCTCTAAATCTAAATAATGTAGAAACATTTAGATGGTCATGGGAAAACTTCGTAACATTTGATCGCAAATTTGGAGATCATTCGTTCAATGTTGTTGCTGGAGTATCTGCTGAAAAAATGGGTATTGGTCAATATTCAGATATCACAGTATATGATGTTCCTGATAAAGAACAATATTGGTCTGCTCATCATGCTTCTGGACAATACAAAGCTGCAATGGATCAAAATAATTATACTCCAATTGCTTATGCTTCTTATTTTGCTCGTTTACAATATAATTACGCAAATAAATACTACGTTTCTGGAATTATTCGTAGAGATGGTTCAAGCCAGTTTAAACAAAACGAAAAATATTGGGGAACTTTCCCTTCTGTTTCTGCTGCTTGGAATATTTCTAATGAAGAGTTCTTAAAAGATAGTAATGTAATTTCTTTCTTAAAACTTCGTGGAGGTTGGGGACGTTTAGGTAATGCAGATGTGCCATACAACTATACAACAATTACAACTTCTACAGGTAGTGATAATGCGAATTATGTATTTGGACCAGGTCAAGATTTAATTTATGGAGCTTATATCGGTTCGCCTGCTTATGATATTTCATGGGAAATTGTAGATGAATGGAGTGCTGGCCTAGATTTCGAGTTATTGAAAGGTAAATTATCAGGAAGTTTAGATTATTACAATAAGACAACGAAAAATGCCATCTTAAATATTAAACAGATAGGTTCATCTCCTTATGAAAAAGATTTTTATGATCATGCAGCAAAAGTAGTAAATCAAGGTTTTGAAATTGCTTTAAATTATCGTAATGAAACAGCTGGAGGATTAAGATATTCGATTGGTGGTAACTTCAACTACAACGAAAATGAAGTGAAGTCTGTTAAAGAAGGATATTCTGGAATGACAGGGGGTTCTTTAGGAAATGGACAAATTGCAAAACGTTTAGAAGCTGGTCAACCACTGGGTTCTTTCTGGTTATATGAAGTAGAAGGTGTTTGGCAAACACAAGATGAAATAAATAGCAATGCTCATTTATCAAGTGCTCGCCCAGGACATTTACGTTACAAAGACCAAAATGGAGATGGAGTTATTGATGATCGTGATAAAAAATTTATGGGATCATATATTCCAAAATATAACTACGGAATTAATGTTAGTTTAGAATATAAAAACTTCGATTTAACGATTAGTGGTTATGGAGCTGGTGGTAATAAGATTTACAATGGTATCAAAAACACACGTTTAGGAGGAGAAAATATAACAGTTGATATGTTCAATGATCGTTGGACAGGAGCTGGTAGTACAAATTCTCATCCTGGAGCGGAGCGTGATCAAGTTGCTTCTTCTTATTATTTAGAGAAAGGTAATTACTTCAAATTAAGTAACATGACAATAGGATATAATTTTAGAGATAAAATTGATTTTATCAGAAACTTAAGATTATATGTTAGTGCTCAAAATGTATTCATGATTACGAAGTATTCAGGATTTACACCGGAATTAACTTTAGATAATGTAAAAGGAAAACGTTACGATGGAAGTCCTTATGGAACAACAGGAATGGATTTCTCTGCATATCCAAATGTTAGAACATTTTTAGTTGGATTAAACGTAGAATTCTAA
- a CDS encoding helix-turn-helix and ligand-binding sensor domain-containing protein yields the protein MRSLFILFLLVSTYSKSQSFAPIISNYSKSEYLGESPIWDITENKKQGKVYFANNRNILEYDGNFWEKYSPNSLTIIRSVFTMNNVLYSGALNNFGYWKTIEGKKVYISISDKFKSFEGLEQEEIWKIFYHNRSIYFQSFNYLFQFDGKTVKRYKLPALSSYVYLVKGKMLVATISKGIFEFNNGHFEPLFEIEKGKSIVIHGIEKYDNDYLVGTLTEGIFKYNKTAGLQEFNVEFNKMLKNYLVLKMIRLEDKLIIGTSNNGIYVYDLKTNSYKNYNQNSGLISNTIQNIRIDSKGNAWLGTDKGISKIELKNKTQLLYDYNGHLGNVFSFDFYKDNILLGTNHGFYNYSNTLNQTNSVLEKGLIWNVTNIDNTIYVSDSWGTYIYSGLLNKISSTNGGFKLIKYGNKLYQSSFTGINEYIQGSHEESSKVSSLTIPIIDFIIVENKILGTGKNGGLYLFDLKNRTGKEIFYQHKKLVNPQTILEDNKVFVLIDDQHLVRYDINKNLFSDENLDSKLKNINRIRYLKENRYLVEADNILYYSKVEQNKLIHYLIPKKLYDGKLVDDNLTAKINDQFLYINLENGLLKYDLKSIRRELPKVKIKAKINQTVLNNEPNIEYSNNYIDFYVSILNDDFANYQLYYQLNNSKIQPLNQPIINYKQLESGSYQLSIYALKDGNFVELNHFDFRVKKIWYLSNLMILFYILLIVGSILAIYKYNRMKLKQSFRIKQKQFEYELNLMEMKHQQELKELNHHKEKQYLETSLQTKSTELAGQALKLANQRAMILEINQLFSQLEMNEINKKLKKKFEKTFSEYSYNRNEWQNFELNIQEIHQDFIKRLAEKYSNLTAKDLKLCVFLRMNLSTKEIAPLMHLNYRSVELQRYRLRKKMQIPSEINLNKYMINF from the coding sequence ATGAGAAGCTTATTTATTCTATTTTTACTTGTTTCCACTTATAGCAAATCTCAATCGTTTGCGCCAATTATTTCGAATTACTCTAAAAGCGAATATTTGGGCGAATCGCCTATTTGGGATATTACAGAAAATAAAAAGCAAGGAAAAGTATATTTTGCGAACAATCGAAATATCTTAGAATATGATGGTAATTTTTGGGAAAAATATTCGCCAAATAGCTTAACAATTATACGTTCTGTTTTTACAATGAATAATGTATTGTATTCAGGTGCATTAAATAATTTTGGATATTGGAAAACGATTGAAGGAAAGAAAGTTTATATTTCAATTTCAGATAAATTCAAAAGTTTTGAAGGGTTAGAACAAGAAGAAATCTGGAAAATATTTTATCATAATCGTTCTATTTATTTTCAATCGTTCAATTATCTTTTTCAATTTGATGGTAAAACAGTTAAACGATACAAATTACCTGCGCTTTCCTCTTACGTTTATTTGGTGAAGGGTAAAATGTTAGTAGCCACTATTTCTAAAGGTATTTTCGAATTTAATAATGGACATTTTGAGCCGTTATTTGAAATTGAAAAAGGTAAATCAATTGTCATTCATGGAATAGAAAAATATGATAATGATTATTTAGTTGGTACACTAACAGAAGGAATTTTCAAGTACAACAAAACAGCTGGTTTACAAGAGTTCAATGTGGAATTCAATAAAATGCTAAAGAATTATTTAGTGTTAAAAATGATTCGATTAGAAGATAAATTAATCATTGGAACTTCAAATAATGGGATTTATGTATATGATTTAAAAACTAATTCTTACAAAAATTACAATCAAAACTCTGGGTTAATCAGTAATACAATCCAAAATATAAGAATAGATTCTAAAGGAAATGCTTGGCTTGGAACGGATAAAGGTATTTCGAAAATAGAATTGAAAAACAAAACTCAACTATTATATGATTACAATGGTCATTTAGGAAATGTTTTTTCGTTCGATTTTTACAAAGACAATATTTTGTTGGGAACAAATCACGGATTTTATAATTATTCGAATACTCTAAACCAAACAAATTCAGTTCTCGAGAAAGGTTTAATTTGGAATGTAACAAATATTGATAATACAATTTATGTTTCGGATAGTTGGGGAACTTACATTTATTCAGGACTATTGAATAAGATTTCTTCTACAAATGGAGGTTTTAAATTGATCAAATATGGAAATAAATTATATCAATCATCTTTTACAGGAATCAATGAATATATACAAGGTTCTCATGAAGAATCTAGTAAAGTTTCCAGTTTAACTATTCCAATTATTGATTTTATTATTGTTGAAAATAAAATTTTAGGAACAGGAAAAAATGGTGGTTTATATTTATTTGATCTTAAAAATAGAACAGGAAAGGAGATATTTTACCAACATAAAAAATTAGTTAATCCGCAAACTATTCTCGAAGATAATAAGGTTTTTGTATTGATTGATGATCAACATTTAGTCCGTTATGATATAAATAAAAACTTATTTTCTGATGAGAATTTAGATTCGAAATTAAAGAATATTAATCGAATTCGTTATTTAAAAGAGAATCGTTATTTAGTTGAAGCGGATAATATTCTGTATTATTCTAAAGTGGAACAGAATAAATTGATTCATTATTTAATTCCCAAAAAATTGTATGATGGAAAATTGGTTGATGACAATTTAACGGCTAAAATCAACGATCAGTTTTTATACATTAACCTCGAAAACGGATTATTGAAATATGATTTAAAATCTATACGTCGCGAATTACCAAAGGTAAAAATTAAAGCAAAAATCAATCAAACGGTTTTGAATAATGAACCTAATATTGAGTATTCAAATAATTATATAGATTTTTATGTTTCAATTTTGAATGATGATTTTGCAAATTATCAATTGTATTATCAATTAAATAACTCTAAAATTCAACCGCTTAATCAGCCTATAATTAATTATAAACAATTAGAAAGCGGTTCATATCAATTGTCTATTTATGCTCTAAAAGATGGAAATTTTGTGGAGTTGAATCATTTTGATTTTCGGGTTAAGAAGATTTGGTATTTATCAAATTTGATGATATTATTTTATATTTTATTAATTGTTGGATCGATTTTGGCTATTTATAAATATAACAGAATGAAGTTGAAACAAAGTTTCAGAATTAAACAAAAGCAATTTGAATATGAATTGAATTTGATGGAAATGAAGCATCAACAAGAGTTAAAAGAATTGAATCATCATAAAGAAAAACAATATTTAGAAACTTCTTTACAAACGAAATCTACAGAATTGGCTGGACAAGCTTTGAAATTAGCTAATCAACGTGCTATGATCTTAGAAATTAATCAATTGTTTTCTCAATTGGAAATGAATGAAATCAATAAAAAATTAAAAAAGAAATTTGAGAAAACGTTTTCGGAATATAGTTACAACAGAAATGAATGGCAAAATTTCGAATTAAATATTCAGGAAATTCACCAAGATTTTATTAAGAGATTAGCTGAGAAATATTCTAATTTAACAGCAAAAGACTTAAAACTGTGTGTTTTCCTTCGAATGAATTTATCAACCAAAGAGATTGCTCCTTTAATGCACCTTAATTATCGATCGGTAGAACTACAACGATATAGATTACGCAAAAAAATGCAAATTCCTTCTGAAATAAACCTAAATAAATATATGATTAATTTTTAA
- a CDS encoding S46 family peptidase: MKRLFVKGSILMALFANFSVFAQQGGGMWIPTELNEKEMKDMGLKISSKDIFSNGDKSINNAVAHFGGGCTSEVISPNGLLLTNHHCGYGEIQAHSSLENDYLTDGFWAKELKDELPNEGLTATFIVDIKDVTTAILAGVNDNMSEKDRNKIIKKNIEDFNAKTKTESYRSVFIKPFYKGNKYYQFTTETYKDVRLVGAPPSAIGKYGNDTDNWVWPRHTGDFSMFRIYADKNNKPADYSPENVPYKPKHFIPINISGISEDDFTFVYGFPGTTDEYLPASSIEQIKDVINPARINVRTIALSHIDKKMREDNATRIAYASKQARISNSHKKWIGEVLGLNRSKAVEKRQQYEQEFMNRIAKNPKLKGEYSNIISELNQVNKANQDYILAYTMYSETFFSNSETFRMALTLNNILNAVGQKNYAETKAKALNTVASMHKDYNPELDKTISSDLADNYFKVVPQNLLPTTTAANIKTALGNSIINGTKKINGQSILGNIKALAENDAEFIKALKEDALIAQIRLILDANQTKVTPTYLANQDKINKLMRTYMKAQMDVFTDKKIFPDANSTLRVTYGKVDGYQPRDAVYYEPVTHMEGVMEKYIPGDYEYDLPKQMLSLYDKKDYGKYADKNGKLPVNFIATNHTTGGNSGSPALNAKGELIGLNFDRVWEGTMSDLNYDPEICRNIMVDSRYILWVVDKYANAQRLIDEMTIVDESKNAKKK, encoded by the coding sequence ATGAAGAGACTATTCGTTAAAGGATCTATTTTAATGGCTTTGTTTGCAAACTTTAGTGTTTTTGCACAACAAGGTGGTGGAATGTGGATTCCAACAGAATTGAATGAAAAGGAAATGAAAGACATGGGATTGAAAATCTCATCAAAAGACATTTTCAGTAATGGAGATAAAAGTATCAACAATGCAGTTGCTCACTTTGGTGGCGGTTGTACGTCAGAAGTTATTTCTCCAAATGGTTTATTACTAACTAATCATCACTGTGGTTATGGAGAAATCCAAGCACATTCATCTTTAGAAAATGATTATTTAACAGATGGTTTTTGGGCTAAAGAGTTGAAAGACGAATTACCAAACGAAGGTTTAACAGCGACTTTTATTGTAGATATTAAAGATGTAACTACTGCAATTTTAGCTGGTGTTAATGATAATATGTCGGAGAAAGATCGTAACAAAATCATCAAGAAAAATATTGAAGATTTTAATGCAAAAACTAAGACAGAATCTTATCGTTCAGTATTTATCAAACCTTTTTACAAAGGAAATAAATATTACCAATTTACGACAGAAACATACAAAGATGTTCGTTTAGTTGGTGCGCCACCTTCTGCAATCGGAAAATATGGAAATGACACAGACAACTGGGTTTGGCCACGTCATACAGGAGATTTTTCGATGTTTAGAATTTATGCAGACAAAAATAACAAACCTGCAGATTATTCTCCAGAAAACGTTCCTTATAAACCAAAACATTTCATACCTATTAATATTTCGGGAATTAGCGAGGATGATTTCACGTTTGTATATGGTTTCCCAGGTACAACAGACGAATATTTACCAGCTTCTTCTATCGAGCAAATAAAAGATGTCATCAATCCTGCGCGTATTAATGTACGTACGATTGCGTTATCTCACATTGATAAAAAAATGCGTGAAGACAATGCAACTCGTATTGCTTATGCTTCTAAACAAGCGCGTATTTCAAATTCACACAAAAAATGGATTGGTGAAGTTTTAGGATTAAATCGTTCGAAAGCTGTAGAAAAACGTCAACAATACGAGCAAGAATTTATGAATCGTATTGCGAAAAATCCTAAATTAAAAGGTGAATATTCGAATATTATTTCTGAATTAAATCAAGTTAATAAAGCAAATCAAGATTATATTTTAGCGTACACAATGTATTCTGAAACGTTTTTCTCAAATTCAGAAACATTCAGAATGGCGTTAACATTGAACAATATTTTGAATGCGGTTGGACAAAAAAATTATGCTGAAACTAAAGCAAAAGCGTTGAATACAGTTGCGTCTATGCACAAGGATTATAATCCTGAATTAGACAAAACTATTTCTTCTGATTTGGCGGATAATTATTTCAAAGTTGTTCCTCAAAATTTATTACCAACTACAACTGCTGCAAATATCAAAACGGCTTTAGGAAATTCGATAATCAACGGAACGAAAAAAATTAACGGTCAATCTATTTTAGGAAATATCAAAGCGTTAGCTGAAAATGATGCTGAGTTTATCAAAGCCTTAAAAGAAGATGCTTTAATTGCTCAAATTCGTTTGATTTTAGATGCAAATCAAACAAAAGTAACGCCTACATATTTAGCGAATCAAGATAAAATCAACAAGTTGATGCGTACGTATATGAAAGCGCAAATGGATGTTTTTACAGACAAAAAAATCTTCCCTGATGCGAATTCTACTTTACGTGTAACTTACGGAAAAGTTGATGGTTACCAACCTCGCGATGCGGTTTATTACGAGCCTGTAACGCACATGGAAGGTGTGATGGAGAAATATATCCCAGGTGATTATGAGTATGATTTACCAAAACAAATGTTGAGTTTATATGACAAAAAAGATTACGGAAAATACGCCGATAAAAACGGAAAATTACCTGTAAACTTTATTGCAACAAACCATACAACTGGTGGTAATTCTGGTTCTCCTGCATTGAATGCAAAAGGAGAATTAATCGGATTGAATTTTGACCGTGTTTGGGAAGGAACAATGTCAGATTTAAATTATGATCCAGAGATTTGTCGTAATATTATGGTGGACTCTCGTTACATTTTATGGGTAGTTGACAAGTATGCTAATGCGCAACGTTTGATTGATGAAATGACCATCGTTGACGAAAGCAAAAATGCAAAGAAAAAATAA
- the lipB gene encoding lipoyl(octanoyl) transferase LipB, producing the protein MKQIVEFQDLGINRDYQEIWDYQESLLAENIAVKQYNRAQEKEGSSDFKNTKNHLLFVEHPHVYTLGKSGHLENMLASSDKLNEINATFVKTNRGGDITYHGPQQLVGYPIMDLDTFKPDIHLYMRNLEEVIIKTIAEYGLKGERSQGETGVWLDVGRPFARKICAMGVKASRWVTMHGFALNVNTDLRYFEYIVPCGIQDKAVASLERELGHQVDMNEVKAFTKKHFAEVFDVEFK; encoded by the coding sequence ATGAAACAAATTGTCGAATTCCAAGATTTAGGAATTAACAGAGATTACCAAGAGATTTGGGATTATCAAGAAAGTCTTTTAGCAGAAAATATAGCCGTAAAACAATATAATAGAGCACAAGAAAAGGAGGGAAGTTCAGATTTTAAAAATACTAAAAATCATTTACTTTTTGTAGAACATCCGCACGTTTATACGCTTGGAAAAAGTGGACATTTAGAGAATATGTTGGCTTCGAGTGATAAATTAAACGAGATAAATGCAACTTTTGTGAAAACCAATCGCGGTGGAGATATAACGTATCATGGACCGCAACAATTAGTTGGTTATCCGATTATGGATTTGGATACTTTCAAGCCAGATATTCATTTGTATATGCGCAATTTGGAAGAAGTGATTATCAAAACTATTGCCGAATATGGATTAAAAGGTGAGCGTTCGCAAGGAGAAACTGGTGTTTGGTTGGATGTTGGTCGACCTTTTGCTCGAAAAATTTGTGCAATGGGCGTTAAGGCTTCCCGTTGGGTAACGATGCATGGTTTTGCGCTAAATGTGAATACAGATTTGCGTTATTTTGAATACATTGTTCCATGCGGAATTCAGGATAAAGCTGTAGCTTCATTAGAAAGAGAACTTGGACATCAGGTAGATATGAACGAAGTAAAAGCGTTTACGAAGAAACATTTTGCTGAAGTTTTTGATGTCGAATTTAAATAA
- a CDS encoding AI-2E family transporter: MEVIRKWPFYLKLTCTLLSIICLTFISIIGKGILVPLILGFLISILLAPVCAFFERYLRIPRAISSIITTLLFAAFILGIFYLIAIQMAEIANEWPTFQKQIIEAFMNLQDWIHHTFGVNSHAQMEYLTKNVKTTIETSTIVIEKVISIVSSMAVTVLFTFLYIVFLLIYRRHLVKFLYYAFNSNTHDQVYNVITSIQKMVKQYLIGLFLQMLVVSILSFIAFSILGLKYKFVLAILTGVLNVVPYVGIVISLIITLIITFATMSASKLFFVLIAFIAIHAIDGNVVMPKIVGSKVKINSLIVIIGLVIGEMTWGIMGMLLSIPILALMKIVFDNVTELKPWGYLLGDEDSTEIDDDLNSFLAKKKAKKSKKKTKKLDENLE; the protein is encoded by the coding sequence ATGGAAGTCATTAGAAAATGGCCTTTTTATTTAAAACTAACTTGCACATTATTGTCAATCATTTGTTTAACATTTATTTCAATAATAGGTAAAGGAATTTTAGTTCCATTAATATTAGGCTTCTTAATTTCAATATTATTAGCACCCGTTTGTGCATTTTTTGAAAGATATTTACGCATTCCGCGTGCTATTTCGAGTATCATTACCACCTTGCTTTTTGCAGCATTTATCTTAGGAATTTTCTATTTGATTGCTATACAAATGGCGGAAATAGCAAATGAATGGCCTACATTTCAGAAACAAATCATAGAAGCTTTTATGAATTTGCAAGATTGGATTCATCATACATTTGGTGTTAATTCGCATGCGCAAATGGAATATTTGACAAAGAATGTCAAAACCACTATAGAAACGAGTACAATTGTAATCGAAAAAGTAATTTCGATTGTTTCATCGATGGCTGTTACAGTTTTGTTCACCTTTTTATACATTGTTTTCTTGTTGATTTATCGTCGTCATTTGGTAAAATTTTTATATTACGCATTCAATTCAAATACACACGATCAGGTTTATAATGTCATTACATCTATTCAAAAAATGGTCAAACAATATTTGATTGGCTTATTTTTACAAATGTTAGTCGTATCAATTTTATCTTTTATTGCATTTTCTATTCTTGGACTTAAATACAAATTTGTTTTAGCTATTTTAACTGGCGTTCTAAATGTTGTTCCATATGTAGGAATTGTTATTTCGTTAATTATAACGCTAATAATCACATTTGCTACAATGTCAGCTTCAAAATTGTTCTTTGTTTTAATTGCATTTATTGCAATTCATGCAATTGATGGAAATGTAGTGATGCCAAAAATTGTAGGTTCTAAAGTAAAAATCAATTCATTGATTGTCATTATTGGATTAGTAATTGGAGAAATGACGTGGGGAATTATGGGAATGCTTTTATCGATTCCAATACTTGCGTTGATGAAAATTGTTTTTGATAATGTGACTGAATTAAAACCTTGGGGTTATCTTTTGGGTGATGAAGATTCAACAGAAATTGATGATGATTTAAATTCGTTTTTAGCCAAAAAGAAAGCGAAAAAATCAAAGAAAAAAACAAAGAAGTTGGACGAGAATTTAGAGTAA